The proteins below come from a single uncultured Carboxylicivirga sp. genomic window:
- a CDS encoding DUF2971 domain-containing protein has translation MEKEIIINSKYKYVFDSDLNRMHIHKDNKPFPLRPEKLFKFFDTNLLSIASLHENYFWLSNPKDFNDPFDCNSNLVEFESKEYREKYYSQKGNRISDYGVTCFTEEINEPLMWAHYANNYFGFALEVNTEHIQVNLAPSNRKKSLNPVLYFNNFIKVKNTAPFAKEYFLTAKSANWKYEKEWRIITQVDDEIKYNRIAFYKPITIKAIYIGHRLFDENETVFNLIESIFATKYPDKPMYIVYPHPDKLELNFQRRHIDGY, from the coding sequence ATGGAAAAGGAAATAATTATAAATAGTAAATATAAATACGTATTTGATTCAGATTTAAATCGAATGCATATCCACAAAGACAATAAACCATTTCCATTAAGACCAGAAAAGCTCTTTAAATTTTTTGACACAAATCTCTTAAGTATTGCTTCACTACATGAAAATTATTTCTGGTTATCCAATCCCAAAGACTTTAATGACCCTTTTGATTGTAATAGTAATCTAGTAGAATTTGAAAGTAAAGAATATCGTGAGAAATATTATTCCCAAAAAGGCAATAGAATTTCTGACTATGGTGTAACATGCTTTACTGAAGAAATAAATGAACCTTTAATGTGGGCACATTATGCAAATAACTATTTTGGATTTGCCTTAGAAGTAAATACAGAACATATACAAGTAAATCTTGCCCCCTCGAATAGAAAAAAGTCCTTAAACCCTGTTTTATATTTTAATAACTTCATTAAAGTTAAAAACACAGCACCCTTTGCTAAGGAATACTTTCTTACTGCAAAATCAGCCAATTGGAAGTATGAAAAAGAATGGAGAATTATTACCCAAGTTGATGATGAAATTAAATACAACAGAATAGCTTTTTATAAACCGATTACAATAAAAGCGATTTATATCGGACATAGATTATTTGATGAAAACGAAACTGTTTTTAACCTTATAGAGTCTATTTTTGCAACTAAATATCCAGACAAACCAATGTATATTGTTTATCCCCACCCAGATAAACTTGAATTGAATTTTCAACGAAGACATATTGATGGATATTGA
- a CDS encoding DUF695 domain-containing protein: MTWSTMDITYEDLPLYLRKPNIDNISQYQLQYPRLLNITHKLDKVKSNGLPQSDYNKTLEGFDGEICNLFDFKKEGFIFLIETYGGERNYWFYLRADFDYKTNLTELKEKYDIHKLEDNISDDKDWGFVRDYPYKLYDLDE; the protein is encoded by the coding sequence ATGACTTGGTCAACAATGGACATAACATATGAGGATTTGCCTTTATATTTAAGAAAGCCCAATATTGACAATATTTCACAATATCAGTTACAGTATCCCAGACTCTTAAATATTACACATAAACTGGATAAAGTAAAATCTAATGGATTACCACAATCTGATTATAATAAGACATTGGAAGGATTTGACGGTGAAATTTGTAATCTTTTCGATTTTAAAAAAGAGGGATTTATATTTCTAATTGAAACCTATGGTGGAGAAAGAAATTATTGGTTCTATTTACGGGCTGATTTTGATTACAAAACTAACCTGACAGAACTTAAAGAAAAATATGATATTCATAAATTAGAGGATAATATAAGTGATGACAAAGATTGGGGATTTGTAAGAGATTATCCTTATAAACTTTATGACCTTGATGAATAA
- a CDS encoding tyrosine-type recombinase/integrase yields the protein MSHKVSTAIVLFKKRQKKNGKYPAKLRLTHDRKQMYYNIDTKDRVYEFTDEEFEKITSPKPRGEYKEIQIEFSLIEEKAQKIIKSMRDFSFDRFKTHIGITGSDMKNVYHYLDIKTKAFEKNGYGDKTAKPMKKALQQFFKREKNLEFKEITATKLRELEQYMRNKGIKPTTYHRYIDSLKSVFFMALRENMISMDVFPFGREKDKYLAPRVVTVKRALKLNEIEKIYNYQPEPFSHEDEAKDYWMFTYLCNGINMVDLCNLKYKDIGTDFISFIRRKTEHSSAIKRPITIPITDDIRAIIEKRGNKDKSPDNYVFPVITDDLSHKQKVYKIAWRVRKTNVHMGKIGKKVGVDKHITTYTARHSFATILKRSGVSTEFISESLGHKDVTITETYLDSFENDHKKEIAKHLTAFKK from the coding sequence ATGTCTCACAAAGTTAGCACAGCAATCGTGCTTTTCAAAAAACGGCAGAAGAAAAATGGTAAGTATCCGGCAAAGCTCCGTTTGACGCACGATAGGAAACAGATGTACTATAACATCGACACCAAAGACCGGGTGTATGAGTTCACCGACGAGGAGTTCGAAAAAATCACCTCTCCCAAACCAAGAGGCGAGTACAAGGAGATTCAGATTGAGTTTTCTTTGATAGAGGAAAAAGCCCAGAAGATTATCAAGTCCATGAGGGATTTTTCCTTTGACCGATTCAAGACCCACATCGGTATCACCGGGAGTGATATGAAAAACGTCTATCACTATCTGGACATCAAAACCAAAGCTTTTGAAAAGAACGGCTATGGGGATAAAACCGCAAAGCCCATGAAAAAGGCTTTACAGCAATTCTTCAAAAGGGAAAAAAATCTGGAATTTAAAGAAATCACTGCTACAAAGCTCCGGGAACTGGAGCAATACATGCGAAACAAAGGTATTAAGCCAACCACATATCACCGATACATAGATTCCCTTAAAAGCGTCTTCTTTATGGCACTGAGGGAAAACATGATTTCAATGGATGTGTTCCCCTTTGGCCGGGAAAAGGACAAATATCTGGCTCCCCGTGTTGTGACCGTTAAACGGGCGTTGAAACTCAACGAGATTGAGAAAATCTACAATTACCAGCCCGAACCATTTTCACACGAAGACGAGGCTAAAGACTACTGGATGTTCACCTACCTTTGCAACGGCATCAACATGGTGGATTTGTGCAACCTGAAGTACAAGGATATTGGAACGGACTTCATCTCCTTCATCCGGAGAAAGACAGAGCATTCCTCCGCCATTAAACGTCCCATTACCATCCCCATCACCGATGACATTAGGGCAATCATCGAGAAACGTGGAAACAAGGATAAATCACCAGACAATTACGTCTTCCCGGTGATTACCGATGACCTGAGCCACAAGCAAAAGGTGTATAAGATTGCATGGAGGGTGCGCAAGACCAATGTCCACATGGGCAAAATTGGCAAAAAGGTGGGTGTGGATAAGCACATCACCACCTACACCGCCCGGCACAGTTTTGCCACCATATTGAAACGCTCCGGCGTGTCCACCGAGTTCATCAGCGAGAGCTTAGGCCATAAAGATGTGACCATCACGGAGACCTACCTTGATAGTTTTGAAAACGACCACAAAAAGGAAATTGCCAAACACCTGACGGCATTCAAGAAATAA
- a CDS encoding helix-turn-helix domain-containing protein translates to MDEQKNINAAALRNLELLNKQVAELLQVQRKAVSGYDYLNANELADLLGESIKTIYARVHNRQIPFYKPGGKILLFKLDEIREWIKSGRHATMDELRQNV, encoded by the coding sequence ATGGACGAACAAAAGAACATCAATGCGGCGGCTTTAAGGAACCTTGAACTACTCAACAAACAGGTAGCGGAACTTCTTCAGGTGCAACGCAAGGCGGTTTCAGGTTACGACTACCTGAACGCAAATGAGCTGGCCGATTTACTAGGCGAAAGTATCAAGACAATTTATGCAAGGGTGCATAACAGACAAATCCCCTTTTACAAGCCGGGTGGAAAGATTCTGCTTTTCAAACTGGACGAAATACGGGAGTGGATAAAATCCGGTCGCCATGCGACTATGGATGAACTGCGTCAGAACGTGTAA
- a CDS encoding DUF4406 domain-containing protein has protein sequence MRLWMNCVRTCNWSSHQIYEKSAETKGGKRRQTGNKAFAGKALYEKTVAHSVSTGEQVLQVFKSNKIALIMAIVYICGVDNPDDEKDSCVDTEKVKARLKSLKCAVVNPSEMAFSKMSWSDTLSNRVELLKKSHAVYVLPNWRDSIMARIELTVAMDLKLQTFFHPISNKELKQLVTTLDG, from the coding sequence ATGCGACTATGGATGAACTGCGTCAGAACGTGTAATTGGTCATCACACCAAATCTATGAAAAAAGCGCAGAAACTAAGGGAGGAAAAAGACGGCAAACAGGTAATAAGGCTTTCGCTGGTAAAGCTCTTTATGAAAAAACGGTCGCACATTCAGTCAGTACCGGAGAACAAGTTTTGCAGGTTTTTAAATCTAACAAAATAGCATTGATTATGGCAATAGTTTATATCTGTGGGGTTGACAACCCCGATGATGAAAAGGATAGCTGTGTTGACACCGAAAAAGTAAAAGCCCGGCTCAAATCGTTGAAGTGTGCAGTGGTAAACCCATCGGAAATGGCTTTTTCTAAGATGAGCTGGTCGGATACCCTAAGCAACCGGGTAGAACTGCTTAAAAAGAGCCATGCCGTGTATGTCCTGCCCAACTGGAGGGACAGCATCATGGCACGCATCGAGCTGACCGTGGCAATGGATTTAAAGCTGCAAACCTTCTTTCATCCCATCAGCAACAAGGAATTAAAACAATTAGTAACCACCCTTGACGGATAG
- the dnaG gene encoding DNA primase produces MMDATQVIEHINGEIVSVISNFVEMKKAGTNFSARCPFHNEKSASFHVNPAKGIYKCFGCGKGGDAVSFIKEHEGVDFKQAVEIGAKKLKIDFEWKKSKDFDQAKYQHRESLHIACNIVERFFAEKLSHPEAQKYLQGRNIINPSHGSFELGYAPNGNELLAYARQNGLKTEILEEIGVLKSSDNGLYDFFRNRLIFPISNSLGQTIAFAGRDLTDNSKVKYLNTPESSIYIKGNELYALNAARMAIKNEDRVYIVEGYTDALRMHAIGITNTVATCGTALTNAQSLLLKRYTNKATLIFDGDNAGQRATERNAEILIKNQFHVSVMALPEKHDPDTLFTTKELFLQHNEQQTDYIIFKTQQLAEKAASDPVYKSEAIKRISKLIANYDKTKQEVYTEFVAEHIKPKKAWVDAIKELSQNETQPTHRYTIPQHVSLNDFNRWGFYVEENCYVFRNKKGDDFVTHSNFVMAPLFHIESPINAKRLYEIKNRHNLVKIVELPQRDLVSITNFKLQIESLGNFLWTGGESELNKLKAWLYEKTKSCKEVVQMGWQREGFFCWGNGIFDGEQFIKADKYGIVQHNERYYYIPACSEIYASDDSLFEFERHFIHNEGNITLYEYAQKYTAVFGNNGIITLSFFFASLFLDIISRRFDKFPILNMYGQKGSGKNTCAESILYMFGRKGKVPNLHNSSKPSIADHVATSSNAVCVLDEYRNDLEMEKRELLKGFWDKTGRTRMNMDKDKKKETSKVNQGIIVCGQQIATADIALFSRFIALGFSKTIFSFEEKRHFEELEQINKQGLTQITHQLLKHRETFKKSYNKTVDAVSDQFRELLGTTAIETRIFNNWLTVASAYATVANIVELPFKYDSIMQLFVELMVTQNSETAKNDDLGIFWKTVQYLISSNILFQEGDYRVVYADKITHTFKENGEWKKSEIILPNPQNILYLSVSRVFGLYKSQALREGDKPLPDATVEYYLKNSPAFICDTKKVYFKKFDAKNGYPELDEKGNKKFTYTSAFVFYLDKLNLNIADEHLNGES; encoded by the coding sequence ATGATGGATGCAACCCAAGTAATCGAACACATAAACGGAGAGATAGTCAGTGTCATCTCCAATTTTGTGGAGATGAAGAAAGCCGGAACCAACTTTTCGGCTAGATGTCCTTTCCACAACGAAAAGTCGGCTTCATTCCATGTGAACCCGGCCAAAGGGATTTACAAGTGTTTTGGCTGCGGCAAAGGTGGCGATGCGGTAAGCTTCATCAAGGAACACGAAGGTGTTGATTTCAAACAGGCCGTGGAGATTGGGGCGAAAAAGCTCAAGATTGATTTTGAGTGGAAGAAAAGCAAGGACTTTGACCAAGCCAAATACCAGCACCGGGAAAGCCTGCACATTGCCTGCAACATTGTGGAGCGGTTCTTTGCCGAAAAGCTTTCCCATCCCGAAGCCCAGAAATACCTCCAAGGGCGTAACATCATTAACCCCTCGCATGGGAGTTTTGAGTTGGGTTACGCCCCTAACGGCAATGAACTGCTGGCCTATGCCCGGCAAAATGGCCTCAAGACCGAAATACTGGAGGAAATCGGGGTTCTAAAGAGCAGTGATAACGGGTTGTATGATTTTTTTCGGAACCGTTTAATCTTCCCCATCTCCAATTCACTAGGCCAGACCATTGCTTTTGCCGGAAGGGATTTAACCGATAACTCCAAAGTCAAGTACCTGAACACGCCCGAAAGCAGCATTTACATCAAAGGAAATGAACTCTATGCCCTGAATGCCGCCCGGATGGCCATCAAAAACGAAGACCGGGTGTATATTGTGGAGGGCTATACCGATGCGCTGCGGATGCACGCCATTGGCATCACCAACACAGTGGCCACCTGTGGGACTGCCCTGACAAATGCCCAGTCTTTGTTATTGAAGCGGTACACAAACAAGGCCACATTAATCTTTGACGGGGACAATGCCGGACAACGGGCAACCGAGCGCAATGCCGAAATCCTGATTAAAAACCAGTTCCATGTATCGGTGATGGCTCTGCCCGAAAAGCACGACCCGGACACGCTGTTTACCACCAAGGAGCTGTTTCTCCAGCATAACGAACAGCAGACCGACTACATCATCTTCAAAACTCAGCAATTGGCCGAAAAAGCAGCCTCCGACCCGGTTTACAAGTCCGAGGCCATCAAGCGCATCTCCAAGCTGATTGCCAACTACGACAAGACCAAACAGGAGGTTTACACCGAGTTTGTGGCCGAACACATTAAACCCAAGAAGGCTTGGGTGGATGCCATTAAAGAACTGTCGCAAAACGAAACGCAACCCACCCACCGCTATACTATTCCCCAGCATGTTAGCCTAAATGACTTTAACCGATGGGGATTTTATGTGGAGGAAAACTGTTACGTGTTCCGGAACAAGAAAGGCGATGACTTTGTGACCCACTCCAATTTTGTGATGGCTCCCTTATTCCACATCGAAAGCCCCATCAATGCCAAGCGATTGTACGAAATTAAAAACCGTCATAATCTGGTGAAGATTGTGGAGCTGCCACAACGCGATTTGGTGAGTATCACCAACTTTAAACTGCAAATAGAATCCTTGGGTAACTTCCTGTGGACAGGCGGAGAAAGCGAACTTAATAAACTAAAGGCATGGCTTTACGAGAAAACCAAAAGCTGCAAGGAAGTGGTTCAAATGGGCTGGCAACGGGAAGGCTTCTTTTGCTGGGGCAACGGCATCTTTGACGGGGAGCAGTTTATCAAAGCCGACAAGTACGGGATTGTGCAGCACAACGAGCGATATTACTACATCCCGGCCTGTTCCGAAATCTATGCCAGTGATGACAGCCTGTTTGAATTTGAGCGGCACTTCATCCACAACGAGGGCAACATTACTCTTTACGAATACGCCCAGAAATACACAGCGGTATTTGGCAACAACGGCATCATCACCTTGTCGTTTTTCTTTGCCAGTTTGTTTTTGGACATCATCTCCAGACGGTTCGATAAGTTTCCTATCCTGAACATGTACGGTCAGAAAGGTTCCGGTAAAAACACTTGTGCTGAAAGCATCCTTTACATGTTTGGCCGCAAAGGAAAAGTCCCCAACCTGCATAACTCCAGTAAACCATCCATTGCCGACCATGTGGCCACCAGCTCCAATGCGGTTTGTGTGCTGGATGAGTATCGCAACGACTTGGAAATGGAGAAACGGGAACTCCTGAAAGGCTTTTGGGACAAGACCGGACGAACCCGGATGAACATGGACAAGGACAAGAAGAAAGAGACTTCCAAAGTCAATCAAGGGATTATTGTCTGCGGCCAGCAGATTGCCACGGCTGACATTGCCCTGTTTAGCCGTTTCATTGCTTTGGGTTTCTCCAAAACCATCTTCTCCTTTGAGGAAAAGAGGCATTTTGAAGAGCTGGAGCAAATCAACAAACAGGGATTAACACAGATTACCCATCAGCTTTTAAAACACCGGGAGACTTTCAAAAAGAGCTACAATAAAACCGTTGATGCTGTCAGCGACCAGTTCCGGGAGCTATTGGGGACAACTGCCATTGAGACCCGGATTTTCAATAACTGGTTGACGGTAGCCTCTGCTTATGCCACGGTGGCTAATATTGTGGAGTTGCCGTTTAAGTACGACAGCATCATGCAGCTTTTTGTAGAGCTGATGGTAACCCAGAACAGTGAAACAGCCAAGAATGATGATTTGGGTATCTTCTGGAAAACGGTTCAATACCTTATCAGCTCCAATATTCTCTTTCAGGAAGGCGATTACCGGGTGGTATATGCCGATAAGATAACGCACACCTTTAAAGAGAACGGTGAATGGAAGAAAAGTGAAATCATTTTGCCAAACCCTCAGAACATCCTCTATTTATCGGTTAGTAGGGTATTTGGCTTGTATAAATCACAGGCTTTGCGTGAGGGTGACAAACCCCTGCCGGATGCCACGGTGGAATATTACCTAAAGAACAGCCCGGCTTTTATTTGCGACACCAAGAAGGTGTACTTTAAAAAGTTCGATGCTAAGAATGGTTATCCCGAATTAGATGAGAAAGGAAACAAGAAATTTACCTATACCTCGGCCTTTGTATTTTATCTGGACAAGCTGAATCTGAACATTGCCGATGAACATTTAAACGGGGAAAGTTGA
- a CDS encoding helix-turn-helix transcriptional regulator: MAERKQINRLKIVLAEQNKTNKWLAEQLGKSLTTVSRWCTNESQPGIETMIEIAAKLNVDARELIVSTKHEK, encoded by the coding sequence ATGGCTGAACGAAAGCAGATAAATAGGTTGAAAATTGTTCTGGCTGAGCAGAATAAAACAAATAAATGGTTGGCTGAACAGTTGGGGAAAAGTTTAACCACGGTTTCGAGGTGGTGTACCAATGAATCGCAGCCCGGTATTGAAACCATGATTGAAATAGCAGCGAAACTTAATGTTGATGCTAGAGAACTGATTGTATCAACCAAACATGAAAAATAA
- a CDS encoding site-specific DNA-methyltransferase, translating into MPTLNWIGKDKVINHHMNVPYKILDHVYGFDNGEQAQKETNSGNKIIHGDNLEALKALLPEYEGKIKCIYIDPPYNTGNEGWVYNDNVNDPKIKKWLGEVVGKESEDLTRHDKWLCMMYPRLKLLHKLLSGDGFIAVSIDDNELYNLGLLLNEIFGVSKRLACIPVKAEPSGGKGKEALRTGHEYLLIYYKTNTNGLKYETKDVEGTVQKDNWGEFVKGRELSKWGSESLREDREEMWYPLIAPDGTKVYPIRNDGKEGRWRWGQKNSNILQILKDPNYAVWEKRKYDEGVLVNGESERWFPYEKVREKEKSFGWNTWLDKIGFNSVGTKQIKEIFTEKVFDTPKPIELIEWVINLMDDDDGVVLDSFVGSGSTAHAVLSLNAKDGGNRKFILIEMEDYAENITAERVKRVIKGYGEDGKNVVGTGGSFDYYQLGRPLFLDNDMLNEEVSLEKIREYVWFSETRQPYKAVNQKEEHLLGVSNSSAYYFYYYKNELTTLDDSFLRRMKTKAEQYIIYADNCVLDDSLMQKYHITFKKIPRDITRF; encoded by the coding sequence ATGCCAACGCTTAATTGGATAGGAAAAGATAAGGTGATTAACCACCACATGAATGTACCATATAAGATTTTAGACCATGTTTACGGGTTCGATAATGGAGAGCAAGCCCAAAAGGAAACCAATAGCGGAAACAAAATCATTCATGGCGACAACTTAGAAGCCCTAAAAGCTTTACTGCCCGAATACGAAGGAAAGATTAAATGCATTTATATAGACCCTCCATATAATACTGGAAACGAAGGGTGGGTTTATAACGATAACGTGAATGACCCCAAAATAAAAAAATGGCTAGGTGAAGTAGTTGGCAAAGAAAGTGAGGATTTGACGCGCCATGACAAATGGTTATGTATGATGTATCCTCGTTTGAAGTTGCTTCATAAGCTTCTTTCTGGCGATGGTTTTATTGCCGTTTCAATTGACGACAACGAACTATACAATCTAGGTTTGTTATTAAATGAAATTTTTGGTGTTAGCAAGCGATTGGCTTGCATACCAGTAAAGGCTGAACCCTCTGGGGGAAAAGGGAAAGAAGCATTAAGAACTGGTCATGAGTATTTACTAATTTATTATAAGACCAACACAAATGGCCTAAAATATGAAACTAAAGATGTAGAAGGAACTGTACAAAAAGATAATTGGGGTGAATTTGTAAAAGGAAGAGAGCTTAGTAAATGGGGAAGTGAATCGTTAAGAGAAGATAGAGAAGAAATGTGGTATCCATTAATCGCTCCTGATGGAACAAAGGTCTATCCTATAAGGAATGATGGCAAAGAAGGTCGGTGGAGATGGGGGCAGAAAAATTCAAATATTCTTCAAATTCTTAAAGACCCGAATTACGCAGTTTGGGAAAAAAGGAAATATGACGAAGGTGTTCTGGTTAATGGGGAATCTGAGAGGTGGTTCCCTTATGAAAAGGTGCGTGAAAAAGAAAAATCATTTGGATGGAATACATGGTTAGATAAAATCGGATTTAACTCAGTAGGAACAAAACAAATAAAGGAAATATTTACCGAGAAAGTTTTCGATACTCCAAAACCAATTGAACTTATTGAATGGGTTATAAATCTTATGGATGATGATGATGGCGTCGTTTTAGATTCATTTGTTGGTTCTGGTTCAACAGCTCATGCAGTACTAAGCCTTAATGCGAAAGATGGAGGTAATCGGAAATTCATTTTAATTGAAATGGAAGATTATGCCGAAAACATAACAGCCGAAAGAGTAAAAAGAGTTATAAAAGGGTATGGCGAAGATGGTAAAAATGTAGTAGGCACTGGTGGTAGCTTTGATTATTACCAATTGGGAAGACCCCTCTTCCTTGATAACGACATGCTAAATGAAGAAGTTAGCTTGGAGAAAATACGTGAGTATGTTTGGTTTTCAGAGACCCGCCAGCCATACAAGGCCGTAAACCAAAAAGAGGAACATCTTTTAGGAGTTAGCAATTCATCGGCGTATTACTTTTATTATTACAAAAACGAACTCACTACTTTGGATGACAGTTTTTTACGAAGAATGAAAACCAAAGCAGAGCAATACATCATTTATGCCGACAACTGTGTGTTAGATGACAGTTTGATGCAGAAATATCATATTACGTTTAAGAAAATCCCAAGGGATATAACCCGGTTTTAA
- a CDS encoding AAA family ATPase — protein sequence MIEYIEIKGFKSIKHLELELKPINVFIGSNGAGKSNFVSFFKMLDAIYNRQLARFVIDEKADNILYFGRKITEHLYGKMIFTKDGNSNNAFWFKLEQDSQGGLFIGEEGYGYDVYKDNDYQNYFNSTNIEESKISTMSGRRYTYINNYLSNIQIYHFHDTSATSMLRRECDINDNDSLKTDGRNLPAFLYYLQEEHPKVFKRIEKTVKSIAPYIDRFILQPKKLKKNEIELRWVEKGDLDSNFNAYQFSDGTLRFIALATVLMQPEPPAVIVIDEPELGLHPQAIQKLAGLIKLASNKTQLIISTQSVNLVDCFETNDIVTVDRSTIENQSIFKRLDESKLKGWLEEHTLGELWERNIINSAQPFSK from the coding sequence ATGATTGAATATATAGAAATAAAAGGTTTTAAATCAATAAAGCACTTAGAGTTGGAACTAAAACCAATCAATGTGTTTATTGGAAGCAATGGTGCTGGGAAGAGTAATTTCGTGTCCTTTTTCAAGATGTTGGATGCTATTTACAATCGTCAATTAGCTCGTTTTGTTATTGACGAGAAAGCAGATAACATCCTTTATTTTGGCCGAAAGATTACTGAACATTTGTATGGAAAAATGATTTTCACCAAAGATGGGAATTCAAACAATGCCTTTTGGTTCAAACTAGAACAAGATAGTCAAGGAGGACTATTTATTGGTGAAGAAGGATATGGCTATGATGTTTATAAGGATAATGATTATCAAAATTATTTTAACTCTACAAATATTGAAGAGAGTAAAATCTCAACAATGTCTGGCCGACGCTATACTTACATAAACAATTATCTTTCAAATATTCAGATATATCATTTTCATGACACATCTGCAACTTCAATGCTACGTCGTGAATGTGACATCAATGATAACGATTCCCTAAAAACAGATGGACGAAATCTTCCGGCATTTCTATATTATTTGCAAGAAGAGCATCCAAAGGTTTTTAAACGCATTGAAAAAACAGTGAAATCCATAGCTCCTTATATCGACAGGTTTATTCTTCAACCTAAAAAGTTGAAGAAAAATGAAATTGAATTACGATGGGTAGAAAAAGGAGATTTAGATTCAAATTTCAATGCCTATCAGTTTTCAGATGGCACATTGCGTTTCATTGCTCTAGCTACGGTGTTAATGCAGCCGGAGCCTCCTGCCGTTATAGTTATTGACGAACCTGAATTAGGGCTTCATCCGCAAGCAATACAAAAACTGGCAGGTTTAATAAAACTGGCTTCAAATAAAACACAATTAATTATTTCAACCCAGTCTGTTAACCTTGTTGATTGCTTTGAAACAAACGACATTGTTACCGTTGACCGAAGCACCATAGAAAATCAATCCATATTCAAACGCTTAGACGAAAGCAAGTTAAAAGGTTGGCTTGAAGAGCATACCCTTGGCGAATTATGGGAACGAAATATTATTAACTCTGCTCAACCTTTTTCAAAATGA
- a CDS encoding DUF4276 family protein, which produces MKRIIIIGEGPTEQIFCNDVLQPVFNAHDIFLETPKIKKSKGGIVAWEHLKKQVELHLKDTGVYVTTLIDYYGIHPFHAFPKWEEAKAIVNKSDRITFLENSMLEEIDESIRYRFIPYIQLHEFEALLFSDISVIEDNFESDEFKDYDYLLETDKAFSNPENINDGKTTAPSKRLDRIIDDYSKVVYGSLLAQEIGVDKIREKCPRFNNWIEQLLTIE; this is translated from the coding sequence ATGAAGAGAATTATAATAATTGGTGAAGGGCCAACTGAGCAAATATTCTGTAACGATGTTTTGCAACCAGTATTTAATGCTCATGACATATTTTTGGAAACGCCCAAAATTAAAAAGTCGAAAGGTGGCATAGTTGCTTGGGAGCATTTGAAAAAACAAGTTGAGCTGCACCTTAAAGATACAGGGGTTTATGTCACTACCCTAATCGACTATTATGGCATACATCCCTTTCACGCATTTCCTAAATGGGAAGAAGCAAAAGCAATTGTAAACAAAAGTGATAGAATAACATTTCTTGAGAATTCAATGCTTGAAGAAATTGACGAATCAATTCGATATAGATTTATTCCCTATATCCAGTTACATGAGTTTGAAGCATTACTTTTCAGTGACATTTCAGTCATAGAGGATAATTTTGAATCCGATGAGTTTAAAGACTATGATTATCTTTTGGAGACTGATAAAGCTTTTAGTAATCCTGAGAATATTAACGATGGAAAAACAACCGCTCCGTCAAAAAGGTTGGATAGAATTATTGATGATTACAGTAAGGTGGTATATGGTTCGTTGTTGGCACAGGAAATTGGTGTGGATAAAATTCGGGAAAAATGCCCACGTTTTAACAATTGGATTGAACAGTTATTAACAATTGAATAG